The genomic stretch AATCAGAAGCATCTTGACACAAACGATAGGAATCATCGCTCTTCAACCCTAACCATATTTTGTAAGGCCTAGGGTTAGTTTTGTATTGTTTTTTTTGGTTCGTGCAACGAGTTAATTTTCAGGATAGATTTAGAATATTGTGTGTATATCTATATTAATACTGGTTATGACGTGCTATGTCAATAGTTTATTTTATATTTTTTTACTTTAACAGAGAAATGTATTAAATTTTAGGTTATATTTACGTAAATTAATATTACATTAAATTTTATATTTGCTATATTAATAAAAATCCAAGCTATTAATGTTATATTTTATTGCATTAAATATAACATTTTATGTCTAGTTGACTACTTAAATAGTCTTGCAAAAAAAATTATCAAATAGTTTATATTATAGTAAAAAATACATAACTGGTTATTCCATGTTATGTGAAAATGTACTACAATAGTAGTAAAAATAATATTAAAAGTTGGTGAGAAAATGATTGAACGAAGTAATCCAATTCCTCTATACGAACAATTAAAAAACAAAATAATCGAACAAATTGATGAGGGAATATTAAAACCTGGGCAACAAATCCCATCAGAAAGAGAATTATGTGAAAAATATAATGTCAGCAGAATTACGGTGAGGCAGGCGATTTCCCTTGCTGTAAACGAAGGGATTCTTTTAAGAAGCCATGGAAGAGGTACTTTTGTCGCCGGACCAAAAATCCAACAGGGATTAACAAAAATCAGCAATTTTGAACAGACATTGGCCCAGCAGGGGATTGTTGGTTCAACGGATCTGCTTAACACAGATGTGATACCAAATGATTTTTATTTTTCCCGTTTACTAAATATCAGTATAAACGAGCCCATCGTAAATATTGAGCTTCTCGGATATGGGAATGAACTTCCATTAGTATACTATACTTCCTATTTTTCATTTAATATTGGAAACAAGTTTATCAATCTTGCCAAGGAGAAGGTTGCAAATCATGAACCTTTCTCAACACTGGATTTATATGGGAATCTTTCGGAATTATATCCTACCCATACAGAGCAGACGATTGAGGCAATTGTTTCGGATGACAGATTGTCCGAATTGCTTAAAGTAGAAAAAGGATCCCCTTTACTAAATATTTCATCAATCATCTATTCTGGAAATCAGCCGTTGGAATATAAAGAGGCATTTTACCGTGGAGATAAATATAAATTCTTTATTACGCGTGAGTTTAATTTTAATGGAGAGAACAATGAATAATTATTTGGTTGAGATAGTGAATCATCTAACTTTAGACCTGTTAATCAAAATGGTAGAAATTGAAAGTTTGGGATTCGGTTCAAACGGAGGTTTAGATGAATGGGGACTTTCTCCTCTAGTTCGATATGGCCGAGTTTATATATTAAAATCCTTTGAGAAAGAAATAGGATTGGCTGAAGTCCTTCGTTGTTTTGAAAATCCAAATGAAGCGTATATTTATGGAGTTTCTATCATTCCTAATTACCGTGGTAAAGGACTGGGAAAATTTTTTGTGCAGCATATCATAAAAGATTTGAGTGACATGAATTTTCGTAGAATTGTACTAACCGTCTCTGAGGAGAACAAAAGTGCGATTCATTTATATACTTCATTAGGATTTTCAACTGTTGATTATTTAAAAGATGAATACGGAAAAGGAATTCACCGGATTAAAATGTGCTTAGATCTTTCTTAATATAAATGGGGACTACCCTAAAAGTAAATAAACTTTAGAGATAGTCCCTAATTCACCTATCTATCCAACGATTTACCATCACGTTACATGAGGAGAAAAAATGGGTTTGTCCGGCGATCAGGTTCCGTTTCAGATAAACTTCATAATGCTTAACTTGATTGATTTTTTTCTATTTAATCTCGTTTAAGTCATAAGGTGTTTCCTGATAGACATAATAATTGAGCCAATTGGAAAAGAGAAGATTAGCATGAGACCTCCAATTGACAAGGGGTTCCATGTCAGGATTGTCCTGCGGAAAATAATTTTTGGGTACGGCAATATCTAATCCTTTTTTGACATCCCGTTCATATTCCAATTTTAACGTGTTTTTGTCATATTCAGAATGTCCCGTCACAAAGACTTGACGTCCATCCTTACTGGCCACGATATATATACCAGCCTCTTCAGATTCCGACAAAATTTCAAGCTCAGGTACTTTCTCGATATCTTCTCTCCTGATTTCCGTATAGCGGGAATGGGGAACAAAAAATACATCATCAAATCCCCTGAGAAGCCTTTCATTTTTTTTATTTACCGTATGTGAAAAAACTCCAAACATTTTTTTGTTAAGAGGATATTTAGGTATCCCGTAATGGTGGTAAAGACCAGCCTGAGCCCCCCAGCAAATATGAAGGGTAGAAGATACGTTGTGCATTTTCCAGTCCATAATCTCTTTTAACTCTTCCCAGTAGTTAACTTTTTCAAATTCAAGATGCTCAATGGGAGCTCCGGTGATAATCATTCCATCGAATTTTTGATGACGTATATCCTCAAAGGTTTTATAAAATGTTGCCAAATGTTCTGGAGAAGTATTCTTCGAAGTGTGGGTAGCCGGATGCAATAAAACAACTTCCACTTGCAGCGGTGAATTGCCCAATAACCGAAGAATTTGTGTCTCTGTCGCTTCTTTTGTTGGCATCAAATTTAGAATCACGATTCTTAAAGGACGAATATCCTGGTGAAAAGCCCGGTCCTCTCCCATCACAAAGATATTTTCATGATGAAGTATTTCTCCTGCAGGCAGATGATCGGGAATCTTGATTGGCATTTTTTCTTCACTCCTTCCCAGGAATTATAAACGAATCTGAAGTTTGGATGAACAGGAACTAATGAATTTATTAAGACTTTAATTACTTCTTGTCGAGTTCGTCAGGAAGTATTCATGTCCGCTTCTGTTCTAAAGAACGGAGCCCTCAAAAACATCTGGGTATAATTAATGTATGGGAGATAAACGTCTATAAGAGAGATTTTATTATTTTAATACGAATTCGACAAGTCTGAATTTGATAAAACGAATATAAGAGATCTTTTTCATAATCTTTTCTAAAAATTGTTGTTAAATAGTATATTTGGTGGATTCATCCCCTGCAGACGGAGAAGAAGATTTACCTGAGCAAGTTGATAGATCTTATGATTAAACATACAATCATCAGCGGGATTCCTTGACCTCACGGCATTTTTCCACCCATCTTTTTACGATGTTTGGTTGAGAAGCAAAATGGAGGTGGGTGTAACCGGCAACTAAGTTCCCTTGCAAACATCCCTCCGGTTTTTCCCCACGTAATTCCTTTGTTTGATAAGCATGGGTGATTTTTTTTCCTGGGGTAAAAATGGAATAGTGAAATTCGTGCCCTCTTGCCTGTTCTTCAGCAAGCAAAAAATTGCCCGCCGTTCCGCTGACCTCCCGGTAGCCAATGGCTGCAAGTTTTTTCTGCATCTTTACTTTTCCCGGAATGATACCAACCATTGGATAAGTTCGGCCATCACTCGTCTCGATTGCCTCCGTCAAATACATGAAACCGCCACACTCCGCAAGAGTGGGCAGACCTGCTCTTATTGCCTCCCTTATCGATACCATCACTTCTTCCTCTTTAGAAAGGACATCGGCAAATTCCTCGGGAAAACCGCCACCGATATAAATTCCGTCCGCGTCATTCGGCAGTTTTTCTCCGGCAAGGGGAGAAAAATAGGTTAACTCGACTCCGCAACGCTCGAGCAGCTCCAGATTCTCCGGATAGTAGAAGTGAAATGCCGCATCTTTAGCAACAGCAATCTTCACCATTTTTTTCTCCTTCTTCCGAAATAGCCTGGCCTCTGCCCGTAATGCCGGGACAGCGGCAAGTTCTGTCAATCGCTCTAAATCGACCGTTTTTTCGACCATATCGGCCAGCCTGTCAAACAGCGGCTGCAGCTCACCCCGTTCGATGGACGGTACCAACCCAAGATGGCGTTCTGGAATCTCCATCTCTTCCTCCCACAGCAAGTATCCGATCACCGGAATTCCGCATTCCTGCTCGACCGCTTCTTTTACCAGGCGAAAATGTCCGACGCTGCCCACTCTATTGGCAATCACTCCTACAATTTGGACACCTTCGGCAAAACATTGAAAACCTTTTACGATCGCCGCCGCACTTCGCGCCATGCTCTGGCAGTTCACTACGAGAACTACAGGCGACTCGGTGAGCATGCTGATTTCCGCCGTACTGCCCTCGTTGCTCACAGGACTCTTACCATCATAGAATCCCATCACCCCTTCAATGATGGAAATATCTGCTCCTTCGCTTCCCCTGACAAAAACCTCCTTCACCGCCTCATGGTTAAGTATCCAACTGTCCAAATTGCGAGACACTCTACCTGTCACCGCTGTATGATATGTTGGATCAATATAATCCGGTCCGCATTTAAACCCCTGGACGATATACCCTCTTCGTTTTAACGCGGCCATCAGTCCGATCGTAAGTGTCGTTTTTCCGACACCGCTGCCTGTTCCTGCAATGACAATTCTATTCATATCTGATCACTCCAACTGAAATAGTTACATTTCCCGACTTCTTTTTGTCTAGGACAAGCCGATTCAACCTGCCGTACAGTTTGGCAGCCGGTTCACTCACACCATAGGCACCCGTATACCTGTACACCGTTTCCGATGGTTGTTCCATCTCCACCTGATTTAATTGTGCTGGAGTATAGCAAACAAGTTCCCATCCGTATTTTCGCACGACCTCCAATAAGCCCTGCTCATCCCTTTTTAGATCGATCGTACAAACTGCTTTCACACTTCGGACAGAAAATTTCAGTTCATGTAGTGTTTCTATGATCACCTGTTCTATTTCGTTAGCCGATGTTCCGCGGTTGCAGCCGATTCCGAGCACAATCACCTTCGGCCGGTAGAGCACTCCATTGTTCAAAATTTCTTCTTCTTCCTTTGCCAACACTCGATGCGTGACAACGAGCGCAGCCCGTGGTTGCGCTGCAATCGCTTCGGTAATGCTTGGATATATCCGAATATTTTTTGGAATCGGCGAGTCATACATCCACCAATTTTTTTCTCCTGATTCCTGGACAATCGCGACATGTTCTTCATTTACGACAGAGGCACTCACCGGGGTCAGTTTCTCTGCCGATTCCCATTCCCAACCGAAGCGTTGCCCAAACAAATCTACCGGAATGGTTTGCTGTACCTCGGATGCCGTCGTGATCACCGGGCGCGCACCAAGAATCGCCGCTACTTCCCGCACCAAATCATTGGCGCCTCCCAAATGTCCGGAAAGGACGCTGATGACGTGCTCCCCTTTATCATCAATCACGACAACCGCGGGATCACTTTTTTTATCCTTTATTAGCGGGGCGGACAAACGAACCATCGCACCAATGGAAAAGATACCAATGATCCCTTTATACACTGAAAAAAGAGCAGGAAGAAGCAGGCGCACACTTCCGAAAAACATCTGAATCCCCCGCTCCGCTTCATCCCCTTTTGCAAATTTGCCCATATAATACACGTCGACAAGCGGAAAATTAGCCTGCAACTTGCGCGCAAGTTCCGTTCCATGTTTGGTAATCGCCACAACAGCATAGTCACCCTTTTTTTGTATCGCTGGAATTCGTCCTTCTTGCAGGTAAATCATCATGCCTGAACTCCTTTTCTAAATCCATGCGTAAATTCTTTATCATATAATTTTGACCGGTACTCGTCCTTGTCATGAATATGCGGGTCGAGCGACCATCCTGCCAAAATCATAGCATGGGAATGGATTCCGTGCTTGCGCATATCTTTATCCAGATTTCGTAAATTAGTTCGAATGATCACTTGTTCGGGCCACGTTGCTTTTTGCACCACCACAATGGGAGTATTTTCACTCCATCCAGCCTCCTGCAGCTCATTGACCACTTTTTTCGTCAAAGTCGCGCTTAGAAACAAGGCCAACGTACAGTGATGGGAAGCCAAATCCTTCAGTTTTTCCCGTTCCGGAACGGGCGTCCTCCCCTCCGCTCTTGTTAAAATCAACGTCTGTGTCAATTCGGGAATCGTCAGTTCCGCTCCCGCTACCGCTGCCGCCGCAAATACTGAACTGACCCCGGGTACAATCTCGTAATGGATTCCTTCCTTTTTCAAAAGGGCGATCTGTTCCATAATTGCGCCGTATACCGACGGGTCCCCAGTATGAAGTCGAACGACTTTTTTTCCCCGCCTTATTCGATCGGCCATGATGTCTACCATTTCTTCCAGGGACATTGCGGAACTCCTTAAAATTTCTGCCTCGGGGTTTGCCCTAGTAACCAGCTCCTCACTAACGAGTGAATCGGTGTACATGACCACATCCGCCTCTTTAAGGATCTTTAAACCTTTTACTGTAATCAAGTCAGGGTCTCCGGGACCCGCTCCCACAATATAAACCTTCATTATTTTCTCACCACCATTAAGGTCAAATATCCAAGATCACTTCCCACGAGTTCTTCCACATTACGCCAGATCATCTCTTCACGGGAAGTGGCCTTCGTTACCACCGATGCCTTGTTGATTAATTGCAAATCCCTTAAAACCATTAATATAAGATCCATTACTTTAGCCACTTTAATAAAGACAACACAGTCATGAGATTCCAACGCCTTTCTCATCGCATCATAGTCATCGGTAGCGGGAACAACCGCAATCTGCTCGTCACCGTCCGCCAACGGTAGCCCCAATTGTGCAGCAGCAGCGTTAATTGAAGAAATCCCGGGGATTACTTTTACCTCAATCTGCGGATAAAGCTGATTCATCAGCCGCATTAAATGGATAAACGTGCTGTATAGAAGCGGGTCTCCTTCCGTCACGAACACAACGTCTTTTCCCTGCCGCAGGAACTCCCAAATTGTCTCAACCGTCCTATTCCATTCCTGTTCAAGAATCACTTGATCCTTGGTCATGGGGAAAACCAAACCGACCATTTCTTTTTCCTGCGGATTTACGTACCATTCCACGATTTCCAACGCATAGCTTTTACTGCCCATTCGTTTTTTCGGATAGGCGATGACAGGTGATTCCTTTAAAACGCGAAAGGCTTTGATGGTAATCAGCTCCGGGTCACCCGGGCCGACCCCCAAACCATAGAGTATGCCTAATTTATTCATGTCTCCTCCTTGCAGTTATGATAAATACCGGATTTAATGCCTCGAACCGCTTCATGTTTAAAATCGATTTGCTGCGCGACAGCTGTGCCAATGTAATCTGCGTTTCAAAACCTTCCATCTCAAAAACCCGCGCTGCTTCGTTCAGCGTTTCCATCGTTGCGGCATTCAGTACAATGCGGCCGCCAACTTTTAGGCGGCTGCAGCAAATATGCAGCAGTTCCCTCATCTCACCGCCAGTACCCCCAATAAACACCGCATCAGGATCGGCGAAACGCTCCAAACCAGCGGGGGCTTTGCCGTGAATCACCATAAAATCAGTTCGGAACTTATGCATGTTTTCATAGCAATTTTGGATATCCCTCTCATTTTTCTCAATTGCGTATACTTCTCCGTAACGGGCGATGCGCGCCGCTTCGATCGCAATCGATCCGGTACACGCTCCGATATCCCAAACGATGCTTTCCGGTTTCAGGTTCAGATTACCCAAACTCAACACGCGGATTTCCCGTTTTGTGATCAACCCTTTATCGGGCTTTCGCTGCGAAAATTCTTCATCTTCGATTCCGATCGGCCAATAAGGACCGTCTTTTTCTTTTTTCAAAATAACGACATTTAAATCCGAGAACCGTTGATCCGCCATCTCGCTGAGGCTGTACCATCCGACCCTTTCCCTTTCTGAGTTTAAATTTTCCCCAATAAACGCACGATACTCCGTCATTCCAAAGGACAGCATATAATTTGCGATCGCATTGGGATTATTCTCAGTATCTGTCAAGAGTGCGATCTTGTCTTTTCCGTCAATTCTTTGTGCCAACCCCTTCATGCTCTTGCCGTGGACACTTGTAAAATAAGCGTCCTGCCAACTTTCCCCCATACGGGCGAAGGCCAGTTGAAGCGAACTTAAGTTTGGGTATATTTCCACTTTCAGTTTTTTTGACAGATACCCGCCAATTCCATAGAACAGTGGATCCCCCGATGCCAATATGACCGTTTTCTTTGATTCTTTATGCAATCTTTCTACTAGACCCGCTAGTCCGCCTTTTATGGCCAGTTTCTCCCCCCGGTATTCCGGGAAAAATCCCAGATGGCGTTCTCCTCCGACTAAAAGCTCACTTTCCTCGATCCATTTCTGGTACAGCGGAAGGAGGCTCTCCTTACCGTTATCACCGATTCCAATCACTTTCATCAATTGTCACCCTTCCTAATAGGACCCCTTTTAAGCTTGTAATAATGGTTTCGATAGCCATACCGCCCCCTACTTCTCTCAGCCCGGTTCTACAGCATTGTTCGCACAGCTGTTGAAAAAACAGCCGCTGACCGTGTTCTAGCATCAGGTCCCCCACCTGGGAAGCAGTATTGGCTTTTAAGATCTGTTCCCTTAATTGTTCCGGGACACCTGATTCTTCTGCAATTTGTGAAAGAAAACCGAAATCGACGGGGGCACTTTTGGCATGAACCATCATCACTCCCTGTGCCAATTTAGAAAATTTCCCCATCATCCCCATCAATGTCACACGCTTGACATTTTCTTTTTTACATTGCTTGAG from Microaerobacter geothermalis encodes the following:
- the cbiE gene encoding precorrin-6y C5,15-methyltransferase (decarboxylating) subunit CbiE, coding for MKVIGIGDNGKESLLPLYQKWIEESELLVGGERHLGFFPEYRGEKLAIKGGLAGLVERLHKESKKTVILASGDPLFYGIGGYLSKKLKVEIYPNLSSLQLAFARMGESWQDAYFTSVHGKSMKGLAQRIDGKDKIALLTDTENNPNAIANYMLSFGMTEYRAFIGENLNSERERVGWYSLSEMADQRFSDLNVVILKKEKDGPYWPIGIEDEEFSQRKPDKGLITKREIRVLSLGNLNLKPESIVWDIGACTGSIAIEAARIARYGEVYAIEKNERDIQNCYENMHKFRTDFMVIHGKAPAGLERFADPDAVFIGGTGGEMRELLHICCSRLKVGGRIVLNAATMETLNEAARVFEMEGFETQITLAQLSRSKSILNMKRFEALNPVFIITARRRHE
- a CDS encoding GntR family transcriptional regulator, with translation MIERSNPIPLYEQLKNKIIEQIDEGILKPGQQIPSERELCEKYNVSRITVRQAISLAVNEGILLRSHGRGTFVAGPKIQQGLTKISNFEQTLAQQGIVGSTDLLNTDVIPNDFYFSRLLNISINEPIVNIELLGYGNELPLVYYTSYFSFNIGNKFINLAKEKVANHEPFSTLDLYGNLSELYPTHTEQTIEAIVSDDRLSELLKVEKGSPLLNISSIIYSGNQPLEYKEAFYRGDKYKFFITREFNFNGENNE
- a CDS encoding cobyrinate a,c-diamide synthase, encoding MNRIVIAGTGSGVGKTTLTIGLMAALKRRGYIVQGFKCGPDYIDPTYHTAVTGRVSRNLDSWILNHEAVKEVFVRGSEGADISIIEGVMGFYDGKSPVSNEGSTAEISMLTESPVVLVVNCQSMARSAAAIVKGFQCFAEGVQIVGVIANRVGSVGHFRLVKEAVEQECGIPVIGYLLWEEEMEIPERHLGLVPSIERGELQPLFDRLADMVEKTVDLERLTELAAVPALRAEARLFRKKEKKMVKIAVAKDAAFHFYYPENLELLERCGVELTYFSPLAGEKLPNDADGIYIGGGFPEEFADVLSKEEEVMVSIREAIRAGLPTLAECGGFMYLTEAIETSDGRTYPMVGIIPGKVKMQKKLAAIGYREVSGTAGNFLLAEEQARGHEFHYSIFTPGKKITHAYQTKELRGEKPEGCLQGNLVAGYTHLHFASQPNIVKRWVEKCREVKESR
- the metA gene encoding homoserine O-acetyltransferase MetA, with translation MPIKIPDHLPAGEILHHENIFVMGEDRAFHQDIRPLRIVILNLMPTKEATETQILRLLGNSPLQVEVVLLHPATHTSKNTSPEHLATFYKTFEDIRHQKFDGMIITGAPIEHLEFEKVNYWEELKEIMDWKMHNVSSTLHICWGAQAGLYHHYGIPKYPLNKKMFGVFSHTVNKKNERLLRGFDDVFFVPHSRYTEIRREDIEKVPELEILSESEEAGIYIVASKDGRQVFVTGHSEYDKNTLKLEYERDVKKGLDIAVPKNYFPQDNPDMEPLVNWRSHANLLFSNWLNYYVYQETPYDLNEIK
- a CDS encoding cobalt-precorrin 5A hydrolase, whose amino-acid sequence is MMIYLQEGRIPAIQKKGDYAVVAITKHGTELARKLQANFPLVDVYYMGKFAKGDEAERGIQMFFGSVRLLLPALFSVYKGIIGIFSIGAMVRLSAPLIKDKKSDPAVVVIDDKGEHVISVLSGHLGGANDLVREVAAILGARPVITTASEVQQTIPVDLFGQRFGWEWESAEKLTPVSASVVNEEHVAIVQESGEKNWWMYDSPIPKNIRIYPSITEAIAAQPRAALVVTHRVLAKEEEEILNNGVLYRPKVIVLGIGCNRGTSANEIEQVIIETLHELKFSVRSVKAVCTIDLKRDEQGLLEVVRKYGWELVCYTPAQLNQVEMEQPSETVYRYTGAYGVSEPAAKLYGRLNRLVLDKKKSGNVTISVGVIRYE
- the cobI gene encoding precorrin-2 C(20)-methyltransferase → MNKLGILYGLGVGPGDPELITIKAFRVLKESPVIAYPKKRMGSKSYALEIVEWYVNPQEKEMVGLVFPMTKDQVILEQEWNRTVETIWEFLRQGKDVVFVTEGDPLLYSTFIHLMRLMNQLYPQIEVKVIPGISSINAAAAQLGLPLADGDEQIAVVPATDDYDAMRKALESHDCVVFIKVAKVMDLILMVLRDLQLINKASVVTKATSREEMIWRNVEELVGSDLGYLTLMVVRK
- the cobM gene encoding precorrin-4 C(11)-methyltransferase, which encodes MKVYIVGAGPGDPDLITVKGLKILKEADVVMYTDSLVSEELVTRANPEAEILRSSAMSLEEMVDIMADRIRRGKKVVRLHTGDPSVYGAIMEQIALLKKEGIHYEIVPGVSSVFAAAAVAGAELTIPELTQTLILTRAEGRTPVPEREKLKDLASHHCTLALFLSATLTKKVVNELQEAGWSENTPIVVVQKATWPEQVIIRTNLRNLDKDMRKHGIHSHAMILAGWSLDPHIHDKDEYRSKLYDKEFTHGFRKGVQA
- a CDS encoding GNAT family N-acetyltransferase; this encodes MNNYLVEIVNHLTLDLLIKMVEIESLGFGSNGGLDEWGLSPLVRYGRVYILKSFEKEIGLAEVLRCFENPNEAYIYGVSIIPNYRGKGLGKFFVQHIIKDLSDMNFRRIVLTVSEENKSAIHLYTSLGFSTVDYLKDEYGKGIHRIKMCLDLS